In a genomic window of Amycolatopsis japonica:
- the pseB gene encoding UDP-N-acetylglucosamine 4,6-dehydratase (inverting) yields MSELDGSSILLTGGTGSFGKAFITYALAELNPRRLVVLSRDELKQYEARQQFDNDPRLRWFIGDIRDRRRLERAMHGVDYVVHAAALKQVDTGEYNPFEFVQTNVVGSQHVIEAAIDTGVKKVVALSTDKASSPINLYGATKLCADRMFISANHYAATHPTRFSVVRYGNVMGSRGSVIPFFRALAAKGESLPITHKEMTRFWITLPQAVQFVIDSFDQMNGGELYVPRIPSMRLVDLAQAIAPGSPMHEVGIRPGEKLHEEMIAPDDARRTVRLSDRYVVQPHIAGWGYEPPTGGEAVPENFAYRSDTNDLWLDADELRDLVEQYG; encoded by the coding sequence ATGTCCGAGCTGGATGGCTCCAGCATCCTGCTCACCGGCGGGACCGGTTCGTTCGGCAAGGCGTTCATCACCTACGCCCTGGCCGAGCTGAACCCGCGACGGCTGGTCGTGCTCTCCCGCGACGAGCTCAAGCAGTACGAAGCGCGCCAGCAGTTCGACAACGACCCGCGGCTGCGCTGGTTCATCGGCGACATCCGGGACCGCCGCCGCCTCGAGCGCGCGATGCACGGCGTCGACTACGTGGTGCACGCCGCCGCGCTCAAGCAGGTCGACACGGGTGAGTACAACCCGTTCGAATTCGTGCAGACCAACGTCGTCGGCTCGCAGCACGTCATCGAGGCCGCGATCGACACCGGGGTGAAGAAGGTCGTCGCGCTGTCGACGGACAAGGCGTCCAGCCCGATCAACCTCTACGGCGCCACGAAGCTGTGCGCCGACCGGATGTTCATCAGCGCGAACCACTACGCCGCGACGCATCCGACCAGGTTCTCCGTGGTCCGCTACGGCAACGTGATGGGCTCGCGCGGCAGTGTGATCCCGTTCTTCCGCGCGCTCGCGGCCAAGGGCGAGTCGCTCCCGATCACGCACAAGGAGATGACCCGGTTCTGGATCACGCTCCCGCAGGCCGTGCAGTTCGTGATCGATTCGTTCGACCAGATGAACGGCGGCGAGCTGTACGTGCCGCGTATCCCGAGCATGCGGCTGGTCGATCTCGCGCAGGCGATCGCGCCCGGTTCGCCGATGCACGAGGTCGGCATCCGCCCCGGCGAGAAGCTGCACGAAGAGATGATCGCCCCCGACGACGCCCGCCGCACCGTGCGGCTGAGCGACCGGTACGTCGTCCAGCCGCATATCGCGGGCTGGGGCTACGAACCGCCGACCGGCGGCGAGGCCGTGCCGGAGAACTTCGCCTACCGCTCGGACACCAACGACCTGTGGCTCGACGCGGACGAGCTGCGCGACCTGGTCGAGCAGTATGGCTGA
- a CDS encoding cytidylyltransferase domain-containing protein, translated as MDPDPGAHVVNAVIQARASSTRLPGKVLRPLAGRSVLGWVVRAAAASPGIDDVVVATSTEADDDAVAEEAARHGALVARGPLDDVLARFAVAIESYPADAVVRLTADCPLLDPHLIGQLVAQWRAQPSLDYLSTVLVRTLPRGFDAELVRTGVLAEQIETARGADREHVTSGVYANPERYSCAGIVVSPPADDLRVTLDTVEDWSVIEGIVAELGDRVGDWREVVAVLRSRPELAKLNAHVEQKKVAR; from the coding sequence ATGGATCCAGACCCCGGGGCCCACGTGGTCAACGCCGTCATCCAGGCACGCGCGTCGTCCACCCGGCTACCTGGCAAGGTGCTCCGCCCCCTGGCGGGCCGGAGCGTCCTCGGCTGGGTCGTCCGTGCCGCCGCCGCTTCGCCGGGGATCGACGACGTCGTGGTCGCGACCTCGACGGAGGCCGACGACGACGCGGTGGCCGAGGAGGCCGCCCGGCACGGCGCCCTGGTCGCCAGAGGTCCGCTCGACGACGTCCTCGCGCGTTTCGCGGTCGCTATCGAGTCGTACCCGGCCGACGCGGTGGTGCGGCTCACGGCGGACTGCCCGCTGCTGGATCCCCACCTCATCGGCCAGCTCGTGGCGCAGTGGCGCGCGCAGCCGTCGCTGGACTACCTGAGCACCGTGCTGGTGCGCACCCTGCCGCGCGGTTTCGACGCCGAGCTCGTGCGCACCGGAGTGCTCGCCGAACAGATCGAGACGGCCCGGGGCGCCGACCGCGAGCACGTCACCTCAGGCGTCTACGCGAACCCGGAGCGGTACTCGTGCGCCGGGATCGTCGTCAGCCCGCCCGCCGACGACCTGCGCGTGACCTTGGACACCGTCGAGGACTGGTCGGTCATCGAAGGCATCGTCGCCGAACTGGGCGACCGCGTCGGCGACTGGCGCGAGGTGGTCGCGGTGCTGCGGTCCCGGCCTGAGCTGGCGAAGCTCAACGCGCACGTCGAGCAGAAGAAGGTGGCCAGGTGA
- a CDS encoding spore coat protein, whose amino-acid sequence MTRLLLRADASPSIGAGHVSRMVAYAERAVARGWGVVFAGRVDNAEWLAARFAELSVPVVPTAPFEGFDAVVVDHYGLGELREEVNAAGALLVSIEDDVFGRRAADLVVDCGFAPAPRPDDCSGELLRGVAYSPMRDVVRHAREKRHIREQTERPHVTVVLGGGTEWAGTVSALLHALRDTGLPFVADVLVRGEPVVPEALPGQEFRVAPPGPGLLDLLVETDVAVSAAGVTLLELCCLGVPTGVVKLVGNQEAGYRGALDLGLAAGLGSATALDDDVVETLRTLLLDREARRRFSETAASVVDGHGVDRVLDRIERSLPPGEKAPTSVDQH is encoded by the coding sequence GTGACCCGGCTGCTGCTTCGAGCCGACGCCTCGCCGTCGATCGGCGCGGGCCATGTCTCGCGCATGGTCGCCTATGCCGAGCGTGCCGTCGCGCGCGGCTGGGGGGTCGTGTTCGCGGGCCGGGTGGACAACGCCGAATGGCTGGCCGCGCGGTTCGCCGAGCTGTCCGTTCCGGTGGTGCCGACCGCGCCCTTCGAGGGCTTCGACGCGGTGGTCGTCGATCACTACGGTCTCGGCGAACTGCGTGAGGAGGTCAACGCCGCGGGCGCGCTGCTGGTGTCCATCGAGGACGACGTGTTCGGCAGGCGTGCGGCGGATCTCGTGGTCGACTGTGGGTTCGCTCCCGCGCCGCGGCCCGACGACTGCTCCGGCGAGTTGCTCAGGGGCGTCGCCTACTCGCCGATGCGGGACGTCGTCCGCCATGCGCGGGAGAAGCGTCATATCCGCGAGCAGACCGAGCGGCCGCACGTGACCGTGGTGCTCGGCGGAGGGACGGAATGGGCCGGAACGGTCAGCGCGCTCCTGCACGCCTTACGCGACACGGGACTGCCGTTCGTCGCCGACGTACTCGTACGTGGCGAACCCGTGGTGCCGGAGGCCTTGCCCGGCCAGGAATTCCGTGTCGCACCGCCCGGACCGGGGTTGCTGGATCTGCTGGTGGAGACGGATGTGGCGGTGAGCGCGGCCGGGGTCACGCTGCTGGAGCTGTGTTGTCTCGGCGTGCCGACCGGCGTCGTGAAGCTGGTCGGCAACCAGGAAGCCGGCTACCGGGGCGCGTTGGATCTCGGGTTGGCGGCGGGCCTCGGGAGTGCCACGGCATTGGACGACGATGTCGTCGAGACACTGCGGACCTTGCTGTTGGATAGGGAGGCTCGCCGTCGGTTCTCGGAGACGGCGGCGTCCGTCGTGGACGGCCACGGCGTCGACCGCGTGCTGGACCGAATCGAGCGTTCCCTGCCGCCGGGGGAGAAAGCGCCGACCAGCGTCGACCAGCACTGA
- a CDS encoding epoxide hydrolase family protein, with protein MTITPFTIDIPQRDLDDLAARLANTRWPDEIDGVGWGLGTPLGYLQELAEYWRLRYDWRTHEERLNGFPGFLTNIDGANVHFLHARSPEPDAIPLVLTHGWPGSIVEFLDVIGPLSDPRAYGGDPGDAFHVVVPSLPGFGFSGPTTEANWGSDRTADAWVELLSRLGYERFGLHGGDWGAIVSRAVGVRCPERVIGAHLTMLPHAVPRSEADLAGLTGEELARSEAALARGREFQSGELGYAMIQATKPQTLAYGLTDSPAGQLGWLVEKFKSYSDSRDVPEDAIDRDDLLTSVMLYWLTGTANSSSRIYATLGPAWGTPPPQSTVPTGVAVFPKDTGLPIRHLAERTDNVVHWSTPDRGGHFPGLEVPDLLIDDLRTFFRPLR; from the coding sequence ATGACCATCACGCCGTTCACGATCGACATCCCCCAGCGCGACCTCGACGACCTCGCCGCCCGCCTGGCGAACACCCGCTGGCCGGACGAGATCGACGGCGTCGGCTGGGGCCTCGGGACGCCGCTCGGCTACCTCCAGGAGCTCGCCGAATACTGGCGGCTCCGCTACGACTGGCGCACCCACGAGGAGCGGCTCAACGGTTTCCCCGGGTTCCTGACGAACATCGACGGCGCGAACGTCCATTTCCTGCACGCGCGGTCACCGGAGCCGGACGCGATCCCGCTGGTGCTCACGCACGGCTGGCCGGGGTCCATTGTGGAATTCCTCGACGTCATCGGGCCACTCTCGGACCCGCGCGCGTACGGCGGAGATCCGGGGGACGCGTTCCACGTCGTCGTGCCGTCGCTGCCGGGGTTCGGTTTCTCGGGGCCGACGACCGAGGCGAACTGGGGTTCGGACCGGACCGCGGACGCCTGGGTCGAGCTGCTGTCGCGCCTCGGGTACGAGCGGTTCGGGCTGCACGGCGGAGACTGGGGCGCGATCGTGTCGCGCGCGGTGGGCGTCCGGTGCCCGGAACGGGTGATCGGCGCGCATCTGACGATGTTGCCGCACGCGGTGCCCCGGAGCGAGGCCGATCTCGCGGGACTCACCGGCGAAGAACTCGCGCGGAGTGAGGCGGCGCTGGCGCGCGGGCGGGAGTTCCAGAGCGGCGAGCTGGGCTACGCGATGATCCAGGCGACCAAGCCGCAAACGCTTGCCTACGGGCTCACCGACTCGCCCGCCGGGCAGCTCGGCTGGCTGGTGGAGAAGTTCAAGTCCTATTCGGACTCGCGTGACGTCCCGGAGGACGCGATCGATCGCGACGATCTGCTCACCAGCGTGATGCTCTACTGGCTCACCGGCACGGCGAACTCGTCATCGCGGATCTACGCCACGCTGGGCCCGGCTTGGGGTACGCCACCGCCACAGTCCACAGTGCCCACTGGAGTGGCCGTGTTCCCGAAGGACACCGGCCTGCCGATCCGGCACCTCGCCGAGCGCACCGACAACGTCGTGCACTGGTCCACTCCGGACCGAGGGGGTCACTTCCCCGGACTGGAGGTGCCGGATCTGCTCATCGACGACCTGCGGACGTTCTTCCGCCCGCTGCGCTGA
- a CDS encoding bacterial proteasome activator family protein has protein sequence MEHMTDPVSRESTTPGDGGGDSQHHVVVVGPDGTPVGTARIAAPGSDSGEEAHEESLGDLVEEPAKVMRIGTMIKQLLEEVRAAPLDDASRTRVREIHQTSIRELEQALAPELQDELERLVRPFTENSTPSDAELRIAQAQLVGWLEGLFSGIQTALFAQQMAARVQLEQMRRGLPAGPSAGGAALGGHGAAGESHGPGQYL, from the coding sequence ATGGAGCACATGACCGACCCAGTTTCCCGCGAATCGACCACCCCCGGTGACGGCGGCGGAGACTCCCAACACCATGTGGTGGTCGTCGGTCCCGACGGCACGCCGGTCGGCACCGCACGCATCGCCGCCCCCGGCTCCGACTCCGGCGAGGAGGCGCACGAGGAATCGCTCGGCGACCTCGTCGAAGAGCCCGCCAAGGTGATGCGCATCGGCACGATGATCAAACAGCTGCTCGAGGAGGTCCGCGCCGCGCCGCTGGACGACGCCAGCCGCACCCGCGTGCGCGAGATCCACCAGACCTCGATCCGTGAGCTGGAGCAGGCGCTCGCGCCCGAGCTGCAGGACGAGCTGGAGCGGCTCGTGCGGCCGTTCACCGAGAACTCGACGCCGTCCGATGCCGAACTGCGGATCGCGCAGGCGCAGCTCGTCGGCTGGCTGGAAGGGCTGTTCAGCGGCATCCAGACCGCGCTGTTCGCGCAGCAGATGGCGGCGCGGGTGCAGCTGGAACAGATGCGGCGGGGGCTTCCGGCGGGTCCGTCCGCGGGCGGCGCCGCTTTGGGTGGGCACGGTGCCGCCGGCGAGTCGCACGGGCCCGGCCAGTACCTCTGA
- a CDS encoding cysteine desulfurase-like protein gives MAFDVARIRGLFPALGDGWIHFDGAAGMLVPEQVASAVSTAMRAPVSGPGGAFPASQRAESIVTAARRAVADLVGADPAGVVLGPNAPDLIRRLVDAMADRWTIGDEVVVSRLDEEANLAPWRRAAKRVGAVVRWGEIDIETCELPAWQYENLVSARTKAVAVTLASGSVGTRPDVPTVIEFAKRVGALVVVDATYAAPFVPLDLNALGADVMVVSAQAWGGPSVGALVFRDPELLERLPSVSLDPAARGPARMELGPHAYPLLAGLIASIDYLAGLDDAALGSRREKLVTSLGSAKSYHAGLLAQLSTELRSLRHVMVIGDAMRRIPALAFAVAGKKAPEVAEYLASQGLCAFADDGTSGVFGSLGAAEVGGAVRIGLAHYSNVFEVNQLVRVLEEIR, from the coding sequence ATGGCGTTCGACGTCGCTCGTATCCGTGGGTTGTTTCCCGCGCTGGGTGACGGCTGGATTCACTTCGACGGCGCCGCCGGAATGCTCGTACCTGAACAGGTCGCTTCGGCCGTATCCACGGCCATGCGCGCTCCGGTGTCCGGGCCGGGTGGAGCGTTTCCGGCCTCCCAGCGCGCGGAAAGCATTGTCACGGCCGCTCGCCGGGCGGTCGCCGACCTGGTCGGCGCCGACCCGGCCGGAGTCGTGCTCGGACCCAACGCGCCCGATCTCATCCGCCGTCTCGTCGACGCGATGGCCGATCGCTGGACGATCGGCGACGAGGTCGTCGTCTCCCGGCTCGACGAAGAGGCCAACCTCGCGCCGTGGCGCCGCGCGGCGAAACGCGTCGGCGCGGTCGTGCGCTGGGGCGAGATCGACATCGAGACCTGCGAGCTGCCCGCCTGGCAGTACGAGAACCTCGTCTCCGCGCGCACCAAGGCCGTCGCGGTCACGCTGGCGTCCGGTTCGGTCGGCACCCGGCCCGACGTCCCGACGGTGATCGAGTTCGCCAAACGCGTCGGCGCGCTGGTCGTCGTCGACGCGACGTACGCGGCGCCGTTCGTGCCGCTGGACCTCAACGCGCTCGGCGCCGACGTGATGGTGGTTTCGGCGCAGGCCTGGGGCGGGCCGTCGGTGGGGGCGCTGGTCTTCCGCGACCCCGAACTGCTCGAACGCCTGCCGTCGGTCTCGCTCGACCCGGCCGCGCGCGGTCCGGCCCGGATGGAACTGGGGCCGCACGCGTACCCGTTGCTGGCCGGACTGATCGCGTCGATCGACTACCTGGCCGGTCTGGACGACGCCGCGCTGGGCTCCCGGCGCGAGAAACTGGTGACGTCGCTGGGCTCCGCGAAGTCGTACCACGCGGGACTTCTGGCGCAACTGTCCACAGAGCTGCGTTCGCTGCGGCACGTCATGGTCATCGGCGACGCCATGCGCAGGATCCCTGCGCTCGCGTTCGCCGTCGCGGGCAAGAAAGCGCCCGAGGTCGCCGAATACCTGGCGTCCCAGGGGCTCTGCGCCTTCGCCGACGACGGTACGAGCGGTGTCTTCGGCTCCCTCGGCGCCGCCGAAGTCGGCGGCGCCGTCCGCATCGGACTCGCGCATTACTCGAACGTCTTCGAGGTCAATCAGCTCGTCCGAGTGCTGGAAGAGATCCGCTAG
- a CDS encoding NAD(P)H-quinone oxidoreductase: MYAITIREPGDPDVLEWTEVPDPVAGEGEVVIEVAASAVNRADLLQRQGNYPPPPGASEILGLECSGTIAEIGEGVEGWRIGDEVCALLAGGGYGEKVAVPAGQLLPLPAEVELLAAAGLPEVACTVWANVVMHGGLSEGDVLLVHGGAGGIGTHAIQVAKALGATVAVTAGSDERLESCRQLGADIAINYKEQDFVEVLRAETGGANVILDNMGAKYLGRNIDALAMDGRLVIIGMQGGVKGELNIGKLMGKRASVFGAGLRSRPLAQKAAIVADVRERLWPLVEQGSVKPIVGQVVPMAEAASAHRALEEGTVFGKVLLAAKS, translated from the coding sequence ATGTACGCGATCACCATCCGTGAGCCCGGCGATCCCGATGTTCTCGAATGGACCGAGGTCCCTGATCCCGTGGCGGGTGAAGGCGAAGTCGTCATCGAAGTCGCCGCGAGCGCCGTCAACCGCGCTGACCTGCTGCAACGGCAGGGAAACTATCCGCCTCCGCCGGGTGCCAGCGAAATCCTCGGGCTCGAATGTTCGGGCACGATCGCCGAAATCGGCGAGGGCGTCGAAGGATGGCGAATCGGCGACGAAGTTTGTGCTTTGCTCGCCGGTGGTGGCTACGGGGAAAAGGTCGCCGTCCCGGCCGGACAACTGCTTCCTCTTCCCGCCGAAGTCGAATTGCTCGCGGCCGCCGGACTGCCCGAAGTCGCGTGCACGGTTTGGGCGAATGTGGTGATGCACGGCGGCTTGTCCGAGGGTGACGTCCTGCTCGTCCACGGCGGCGCGGGCGGGATCGGCACGCACGCGATCCAGGTCGCCAAGGCGCTCGGCGCGACGGTCGCGGTGACCGCGGGTTCGGATGAGCGGCTGGAGAGCTGCCGCCAGCTCGGCGCCGACATCGCGATCAACTACAAGGAGCAGGACTTCGTCGAGGTGCTGCGCGCCGAAACCGGCGGCGCGAACGTCATCCTCGACAACATGGGCGCCAAGTACCTCGGCCGCAACATCGACGCGCTGGCCATGGACGGCAGGCTGGTGATCATCGGCATGCAGGGCGGCGTCAAGGGCGAGCTGAACATCGGCAAGCTGATGGGCAAACGGGCGAGCGTGTTCGGGGCGGGCCTGCGTTCGCGGCCGCTGGCGCAGAAGGCGGCGATCGTCGCCGACGTCCGCGAGCGGCTGTGGCCGTTGGTGGAGCAGGGTTCGGTGAAGCCGATCGTCGGTCAGGTCGTCCCGATGGCCGAAGCCGCGTCCGCGCACCGCGCGCTCGAAGAAGGCACGGTTTTCGGCAAGGTTCTCCTCGCCGCGAAGTCCTAG